One Caretta caretta isolate rCarCar2 chromosome 8, rCarCar1.hap1, whole genome shotgun sequence DNA window includes the following coding sequences:
- the CNOT8 gene encoding CCR4-NOT transcription complex subunit 8 produces the protein MPAAIVENSQVICEVWANNLEEEMRKIREIVLSYSYIAMDTEFPGVVVRPIGEFRSSIDYQYQLLRCNVDLLKIIQLGLTFTNEKGEYPSGINTWQFNFKFNLTEDMYSQDSIDLLANSGLQFQKHEDEGIDTLHFAELLMTSGVVLCENVKWLSFHSGYDFGYMVKLLTDSRLPEEEHEFFHILNLFFPSIYDVKYLMKSCKNLKGGLQEVADQLDLQRIGRQHQAGSDSLLTGMAFFRMKELFFEDTIDDAKYCGRLYGLGTGVAQKQNEDVDTAQEKMSILAIINNLQQ, from the exons ATGCCAGCAGCAATTGTGGAGAACAGTCAGGTGATCTGTGAAGTATGGGCAAACAATCTGGAAGAAGAAATGAGGAAAATTAGAGAAATAGTACTCAGCTACAGCTACATCGCAATG GACACAGAGTTTCCAGGAGTCGTAGTTAGGCCAATTGGTGAATTCCGCAGCTCCATAGATTATCAGTATCAACTTCTTCGGTGTAATGTTGATCTCCTGAAAATCATCCAGCTGGGCCTAACTTTCacgaatgagaagggggaatatCCTTCTGGGATCAACACCTGGCAGTTTAACTTCAAATTCAACCTTAC GGAGGACATGTACTCACAGGATTCCATAGACCTCCTTGCAAACTCTGGGCTGCAGTTCCAGAAGCATGAGGATGAAGGGATTGATACCTTGCACTTTGCAGAGTTGCTCATGACTTCAGGGGTGGTCCTCTGCGAGAATGTGAAATGGCTCTCATTTCACAG TGGCTATGACTTTGGCTACATGGTGAAACTGCTAACGGACTCCAGGCTTCCAGAGGAGGAACACGAGTTCTTCCATATCTTGAACCTTTTCTTCCCATCCATCTATGATGTCAAATACCTAATGAAGAGCTGCAAAAACCTTAAG GGAGGCCTTCAAGAAGTTGCAGACCAGCTGGATTTGCAACGAATTGGACGACAGCATCAGGCAGGATCAGACTCTCTGCTCACAGGAATGGCATTCTTCCGAATGAAAGAG TTGTTCTTTGAGGACACGATTGATGATGCAAAGTACTGTGGGCGGTTATATGGCCTTGGCACCGGAGTGGCACAGAAACAGAATGAGGATGTGGACACAGCCCAAGAGAAGATGAGCATCTTGGCTATTATCAACAACTTGCAGCAGTGA
- the GEMIN5 gene encoding gem-associated protein 5 → MAAERVLPASPNWYCSRCCDTCGAGRLFGFGARNSVYLLEIGAAPAFHGELVGHTERVSGFTFCRYPGQSNFCASSSDDGTVKIWDTQTLTVVTEHTLHQNTISALHWSSHVKDLVVSGDEKGTVICYWYNRNDSQQFFPEPRTIFCLACSPHHENLVAIGYKDGMVVIIDISRKREVVHRLRGHDDEIHSLAWCPVPGEDVLRSRQEELQEGEVLNGELMQEAAVTKGCYLASGSKDQTIRIWSCARGRGVMTLKLPTLKRRSGGVDPAIKERIWLTVHWPSGHPTEIVSSCFGGELLLWDLTQSGKRKWTLLGSSSEGQNHTRIVFNLCSVQVHGRELLLSISMDRDVKCWDLMTLDCCWTLPSLGGFVYSLAFSPVDTGCLAIGVGDSMIRVWNTLSLSNTYDVKTFWQGIKSKVTALSWHPTKEGCLAFGTDDGKVGMYDTYSSNIKNRPPQISSTYHKKTVYTLAWGPPIPPLSFGGDGDRPSVTLYSCAGEGIVLQHNPWKLNGEANDINKVIRDTNSIKYKLPARTEISWKPDGKMLALGNEDGSIEIFQAPTLKLLCTIQQHHKLINAIRWHHEHGTQPELSYMIASGSINAIIYVHNLKSVIESSSKTPAMLTEPFRTLVGHTAKITSLAWSPHHEGRLVSACYDGTAQVWDVLKEEPLCNYRGHRGRLLCVQWSPVDPDSVYTGADDFCVHKWLTSKQEYTRPPQGKKSADLEKKRSSQPKPKAKKKKKPVGKVPAKQDVSDTVNGEELIDNLLDENGISDHEEEKEAQEFSDKVSLAVSKELPLHPRVCSVSDLPKPFTNHKTTPVKKDHPKEKPVPDASVKKRKPRSILPLSTSMDQRSKDELHQDCLRLATCLRSKGLSEGLAPDSGDHVHLGMFTDRAALYRMMEVEGKSHLENGQSELFQQLMLWKGDLNGTLQSAAERGELTDQLVAMSPMAGYRAWVWTVEVFAKQLCFQEQYVKAASHLLSIHKVYEAVELLKTNHFYREAIVIAKARLRPEDPVLKDLYTCWAAILEKDGHYSTAAKCYLGAASPYDAVKVLAKKGDVASLKTAAELAQIVGEKDLATTFSFRCAQELLSARNWVGAQEVLQQQESLLGQRLVFCLNELLCKCLSKRNPTERKSCSLPCYHSWVVRNQDSFLEMVSEVWRSVFGVNTTEQTKTVFEQLHSIEYPPATSNTHPKQLLFHISHDLTLAALSHETASWDEAVKAILGAVTRSYDAGNFILMQEICNLLLPKGCDHLRDNLDSTNTQSMAAYRSLEGFVAYGLLYDLWWNLPKDSLVSEQAVLDSVPCPSEQTAVDQSHLTPVSSPEETANQTAAELEGNLPSADHNSRTESNTTASLSDLEEKQLKLNGYKMLLSEVHAALQSTQKDVSEVQQTLADMIRQHQRNNLQESVKDGAQESKMHVSSEIESDRLVSPTIQSQCKAAAKEPVSLPELIKQLTEANQKLAEFPESLKVFPFPDVLECGLVLLHIGSQCPTELSPELQQQALDLVRKYSRAKVYEKISRKFLT, encoded by the exons ATGGCGGCCGAGCGGGTGCTGCCCGCCTCCCCCAACTGGTACTGCAGCCGCTGCTGCGACACCTGCGGGGCCGGCCGCCTCTTCGGCTTCGGGGCCAGGAACAGCGTCTACCTGCTGGAGATCGGCGCCGCGCCCGCCTTCCACG GGGAACTCGTAGGCCATACTGAAAGGGTTTCTGGTTTCACGTTTTGTCGCTATCCTGGTCAGAGCAACTTCTGCGCCAGCAGCTCTGACGATGGAACTGTGAAAATCTGGGATACGCAGACGCTGACTGTCGTGACTGAGCATACGCTGCATCAG AATACAATCTCAGCCTTGCATTGGTCATCCCACGTGAAAGATTTGGTTGTGTCCGGTGATGAAAAAGGCACAGTCATTTGTTACTGGTATAACAGAAATGACAGCCAGCAGTTCTTCCCAGAGCCTAGAACTATATTCTGTCTAGCTTGTTCCCCGCATCATGAGAACTTGGTGGCCATCGG CTATAAAGATGGTATGGTGGTTATAATCGACATCAGCAGGAAAAGAGAAGTTGTTCATAGACTGAGAGGCCACGATGATGAAATTCACTCTCTGGCATGGTGCCCTGTGCCTGGTGAAGATGTGTTACGCAGTCGGCAAGAAGAGCTTCAAG AAGGTGAGGTTCTAAATGGAGAGCTTATGCAGGAGGCAGCTGTAACGAAAGGCTGTTACCTGGCGTCAGGAAGCAAAGATCAGACCATCCGAATCTGGAGCTGTGCTAGAGGCAGGG GGGTGATGACCCTGAAGTTGCCCACTCTGAAGAGAAGAAGTGGAGGTGTTGACCCAGCTATTAAAGAGCGCATTTGGCTAACTGTTCACTGGCCCTCTGGCCATCCCACGGAGATTGTATCCAGCTGCTTTGG AGGTGAGCTGCTGCTATGGGATTTGACCCAATCTGGGAAACGCAAATGGACGCTTCTGGGATCTTCTTCAGAAGGGCAAAATCACACAAGGATTGTGTTCAATTTATGTTCAGTGCAGGTGCACGGGAGAGAGCTACTTCTTTCCATTTCAATGGACAGGGAT GTAAAGTGTTGGGACCTGATGACTTTAGATTGCTGCTGGACTCTGCCTTCTCTTGGGGGCTTTGTCTACAGCCTGGCCTTCTCCCCTGTGGACACAGGCTGCCTTGCGATAGGTGTTGGGGACAGCATGATCCGGGTGTGGAACACCTTGTCTCTGAGCAATACTTACGATGTGAAAACATTCTGGCAGGGCATCAAATCCAAGGTCACAGCT TTATCCTGGCATCCGACGAAAGAAGGCTGCTTAGCCTTTGGAACAGATGATGGAAAGGTTGGCATGTATGACACCTACTCCAGCAA CATCAAAAATAGGCCGCCTCAGATCTCCAGCACCTATCACAAGAAGACTGTGTACACGTTAGCCTGGGGCCCTCCGATTCCCCCTCTTTCTTTCG GAGGCGATGGTGACAGGCCCTCTGTAACATTAtacagctgtgcaggggaaggtATTGTCTTACAGCACAATCCTTGGAAGCTTAATGGAGAGGCAAATGACATCAATAAAGTCATCAGAGACACTAATTCAATCAAA TACAAATTGCCTGCACGCACTGAGATCAGCTGGAAACCAGATGGCAAAATGTTGGCTCTTGGTAACGAAGATGG atcaattgaaatatttcaggctCCTACCTTAAAATTGCTCTGCACCATCCAGCAACATCATAAACTGATTAATGCTATTCGCTGGCATCATGAGCACGGGACCCAGCCAGAGCTGAGCTACATGATAGCTTCAGGCTCAATCAATGCCATCATTTATGTGCATAATCTAAAGAGTGTCATAG AGAGCTCTTCAAAAACTCCTGCGATGCTAACAGAGCCTTTTCGAACTCTGGTGGGGCACACAGCTAAAATCACCAGTCTGGCCTGGAGCCCGCACCATGAGGGGAGATTAGTATCTGCTTGCTATGATGGCACGGCACAG GTGTGGGATGTTCTGAAGGAGGAGCCACTGTGCAATTATCGAGGGCACCGGGGCCGGCTGCTTTGTGTTCAATGGTCACCAGTGGATCCAGATTCTGTTTATACAGGAGCAGATGACTTTTGTGTTCATAAATGGCTAACCTCAAAGCAGGAGTATACCCGGCCCCCTCAAG GCAAAAAGAGCGCAGACTTGGAGAAAAAAAGGAGCTCTCAACCCAAACCCAAagctaagaagaagaaaaagcccGTGGGGAAGGTTCCAGCAAAGCAGGATGTGAGCGACACAGTGAATGGAGAAGAGCTTATAGACAATTTGTTAGATGAGAATGGGATATCAGACcatgaggaagaaaaggaagcGCAGGAGTTCTCTGACAAGGTCTCCCTGGCAG TTTCCAAGGAGCTCCCTTTGCATCCACGTGTTTGTTCTGTATCTGACCTGCCAAAACCTTTCACGAATCATAAAACCACTCCTGTGAAAAAGGATCACCCTAAAGAGAAACCAG TCCCTGATGCCTCTGTGAAGAAGAGAAAACCTCGGTCTATCCTACCTCTCAGCACATCTATGGACCAGAGGTCGAAAGACGAATTGCATCAGGACTGCTTGAGGCTGGCTACATGTCTAAGATCCAAAG GCCTGAGTGAGGGTTTGGCCCCAGACTCAGGGGATCACGTTCATTTGGGGATGTTTACAGATAGAGCTGCACTGTACAGGATGATGGAGGTGGAAG gaAAAAGCCACTTGGAGAATGGGCAGTCGGAGTTGTTTCAGCAGCTAATGTTGTGGAAAGGAGATCTGAACGGCACCCTCCAGTCAGCTGCTGAGCGGGGAGAGCTGACAGACCAGCTGGTAGCAATGTCACCCATGG CTGGCTATCGGGCCTGGGTGTGGACAGTAGAAGTTTTCGCGAAAcagctgtgctttcaggaacagtATGTCAAGGCTGCCTCCCATCTCCTCTCCATTCACAAAGTGTACGAGGCTGTGGAGCTACTGAAAACGAACCATTTTTACAG GGAAGCGATTGTAATTGCCAAGGCCAGGTTGCGTCCAGAAGATCCAGTCCTGAAGGATCTCTACACCTGCTGGGCAGCAATACTGGAAAAAGATGGTCATTATTCCACGGCAGCCAAATG TTACCTGGGGGCTGCCTCTCCCTATGATGCAGTTAAAGTGCTGGCAAAAAAGGGGGATGTGGCATCCCTTAAAACGGCTGCGGAGCTGGCTCAGATAGTTGGAGAAAAGGATCTGGCGACAACATTTTCTTTCAGATGTGCTCAGGAGCTGCTATCGGCCAGGAATtgggtgggggcacaggaggTCCTTCAGCAACAGGAAAGCTTATTG GGACAAAGACTAGTTTTCTGCCTTAACGAATTGCTGTGCAAATGCCTTAGCAAAAGGAATCCAACTGAACGGAaaagctgctccctgccctgctaCCACAGCTGGGTTGTGAGGAACCAGGACTCTTTCCTGGAGATGGTGAGCGAGGTGTGGCGGAGCGTGTTTGGTGTGAATACCACTGAACAGACCAAGACTGTATTTGAGCAGCTGCACAGTATTGAGTATCCTCCTGCCACCAGCAACACACATCCCAAACAG CTCCTGTTCCATATCTCCCATGATCTGACCCTAGCAGCGCTGAGCCATGAGACAGCTTCATGGGATGAGGCAGTGAAGGCTATTCTTGGAGCTGTGACCCGCAGCTATGATGCCGGGAACTTTATTCTTATGCAAGAAATCTGCAATCTCCTCCTTCCCAAAG GCTGTGATCATCTGAGAGACAATCTGGACAGCACAAACACTCAGAGCATGGCAGCTTACAGAAGTTTAGAGGGCTTTGTGGCTTATGGGCTGCTGTATGATCTATGGTGGAACCTACCCAAGGATTCCCTTGTCTCAGAACAGGCTGTGCTGGATTCTGTGCCATGTCCTAGTGAGCAGACAGCTGTTGACCAGAGCCATCTCACACCTGTCTCTTCCCCTGAAGAAACTGCTAATCAAACTGCAGCCGAGCTGGAAGGAAACCTACCCAGTGCAGACCATAACAGTAGGACAGAAAGCAACACAACAGCTAGCTTAAGTGATTTGGAGGAGAAGCAGTTGAAATTGAATGGCTATAAAATGCTCCTTTCCGAAGTGCATGCTGCTTTGCAGAGCACCCAGAAGGACGTATCTGAGGTCCAGCAGACGTTGGCAGACATGATCCGCCAGCACCAGAGAAACAACCTCCAGGAAAGCGTAAAAGATGGCGCGCAGGAAAGCAAGATGCATGTGAGCTCCGAGATTGAATCGGACAGGCTGGTGTCCCCAACCATCCAGAGCCAGTG TAAAGCAGCAGCAAAGGAACCAGTGTCCCTGCCTGAGCTGATAAAACAGCTTACAGAGGCAAACCAGAAGCTGGCAGAATTTCCGGAGAGTTTAAAG GTCTTCCCTTTCCCAGATGTGCTGGAGTGTGGCCTTGTGCTACTTCACATTGGATCCCAGTGCCCTACAGAACTGAGTCCAGAACTGCAGCAACAGGCCTTGGACCTGGTTAGGAAATACAGCAGAGCTAAAGTTTATGAAAAGATCAGCAGAAAGTTCTTAACGTGA